A genomic stretch from Chitinophaga agri includes:
- a CDS encoding TonB-dependent receptor: MKKLLPVFFMLFLSLNILAQQQHGSLSGVVTTKNGSPVAYVTVALKGTSYGASTTDKGYFRINRINPGTYTVVVTAVNINQQEKQITLTAGQNETVNFELDLSNTQLKEVMVNARNNSVKMDNPSQSLRLQEPLIEVAQNIQVISGQSIKEQQIISMSDGIIRNVSGAVRLEHWGDLYTNVSMRGSQVQAFRNGFNVVSSYWGPLTEDMSFVDHIEFVKGPAGFMLSNGDPSGLYNVVTKKPTGQTKNEFSYTVGSFNLNRATLDMDGKLSKDGKLLYRLNLSGQNKGSFRANEYNDRYSIAPVLSYQLDDKTKITAEYVYQRANMSDVGSYYVFSPFGYASLPRDFSMLPSGLPATKINDHSLTINLQHQINDNWKLTAQAAYYNYSQNGTSMWVDSVEADGRYYRNAGIWEAKSKMSLGQLFLNGKVTTGPVVHKMLAGIDLGDKRYVADYAQTHSLDTGSAPFDPKAPNLDNPANGYPVYDRTLSLEARAANGYGLINSNYTSLYLQDELGFFDNSVRLTLAGRYTYVKQSNFGATQKANHFTPRLGLSVYIDDYTSVYGLYDQAFTPQSGRVSVGKLKPLTGNNIEFGIKRDWLEGKWNTTVAVYRILKENELTADPNAPANAGLSIVFGQRRAQGVELDIRGELLPGFDVTANYALTEAKVSKVNPGVSESTGIKVGDIVPGYSKHVANAWLSYKLRTGVLRGAGIAGGFTYQAGRQTDTWSVGLQKLPNYFKLDGGLFWEGSKMRITANVLNITDKYLYSGSYYAALGAYYWQAEPPRNYRLSVSYKF, translated from the coding sequence ATGAAAAAATTACTACCTGTTTTCTTCATGCTTTTTCTGTCACTCAATATACTTGCACAACAACAACATGGCAGTCTTAGCGGAGTAGTAACAACCAAAAACGGCAGTCCTGTTGCGTATGTAACAGTGGCATTAAAAGGCACATCCTACGGTGCATCAACCACAGACAAAGGCTATTTCCGTATTAACCGTATCAACCCGGGTACCTACACTGTGGTAGTTACCGCTGTTAATATCAATCAGCAGGAAAAACAAATTACACTCACGGCAGGCCAGAACGAAACAGTGAACTTTGAACTGGACCTGAGTAACACCCAGCTGAAAGAGGTGATGGTCAACGCACGCAATAACAGTGTAAAGATGGACAACCCTTCTCAGTCACTTCGTTTACAGGAACCGCTGATCGAGGTAGCACAGAACATCCAGGTGATCTCCGGACAGTCTATTAAAGAACAGCAGATCATCAGTATGAGTGATGGTATCATTCGTAATGTAAGTGGCGCTGTAAGACTGGAACACTGGGGCGACCTGTATACCAATGTCTCCATGCGCGGCTCACAGGTACAGGCCTTTCGTAATGGCTTCAACGTCGTAAGTTCCTACTGGGGCCCGCTGACTGAAGACATGAGCTTTGTGGACCATATTGAGTTCGTAAAAGGACCTGCTGGTTTTATGTTGTCTAATGGCGACCCAAGTGGTTTATACAATGTGGTAACAAAGAAACCTACCGGCCAGACTAAAAACGAATTCAGCTACACCGTAGGTAGTTTCAACCTGAATCGTGCTACACTGGACATGGACGGTAAACTAAGCAAAGATGGTAAACTGCTATATCGCTTGAACCTCTCCGGACAGAACAAAGGTTCTTTCCGTGCCAACGAGTACAATGACCGTTATTCCATCGCGCCGGTACTCTCCTATCAGCTTGATGATAAAACAAAGATCACCGCTGAATATGTGTACCAGCGTGCTAACATGTCCGATGTAGGCTCTTACTATGTATTCAGCCCTTTCGGCTATGCCAGCCTTCCAAGAGATTTCAGCATGCTGCCTTCCGGTCTGCCCGCTACTAAAATAAACGATCATAGCCTTACTATTAACCTGCAACACCAGATCAATGATAACTGGAAACTGACAGCACAGGCGGCGTACTATAACTATAGCCAGAACGGTACTTCCATGTGGGTTGACTCAGTAGAAGCAGATGGCAGGTACTACAGGAACGCTGGTATCTGGGAAGCGAAAAGCAAGATGTCACTAGGCCAGCTCTTCTTAAATGGTAAGGTCACGACCGGCCCCGTTGTACACAAGATGCTGGCGGGTATCGACCTGGGTGATAAACGATATGTTGCGGACTACGCGCAGACGCATTCCCTGGATACCGGCTCCGCCCCTTTCGACCCTAAGGCACCTAACCTCGATAATCCCGCTAACGGCTATCCTGTGTATGACCGCACGTTAAGTCTGGAAGCGAGAGCTGCCAATGGTTATGGTCTGATCAATTCAAACTATACCAGTTTGTATCTGCAGGATGAATTAGGTTTCTTTGATAATAGCGTGAGACTAACACTGGCTGGCCGTTATACCTATGTAAAACAGTCTAACTTCGGCGCTACTCAGAAGGCGAATCACTTTACGCCCCGCCTTGGATTAAGCGTGTACATTGATGACTATACCTCTGTCTATGGTTTGTATGACCAGGCATTTACCCCGCAGTCAGGCAGGGTGAGTGTTGGTAAATTAAAACCCCTGACAGGTAACAATATTGAGTTTGGTATCAAGAGAGACTGGCTCGAAGGAAAATGGAATACCACAGTAGCCGTATACCGGATCCTGAAAGAAAATGAACTGACGGCCGATCCGAATGCGCCTGCTAACGCAGGTCTCAGCATCGTATTTGGTCAGCGCAGAGCACAGGGTGTGGAACTTGATATCCGTGGGGAATTATTACCTGGCTTTGACGTAACGGCTAACTATGCATTGACGGAAGCAAAAGTAAGCAAGGTAAACCCAGGTGTATCTGAATCAACCGGTATCAAAGTTGGTGACATTGTACCTGGTTATTCCAAACATGTGGCTAATGCCTGGTTGAGCTATAAACTGCGTACAGGTGTACTGAGAGGTGCGGGTATCGCTGGTGGCTTCACGTATCAGGCAGGTCGTCAGACGGACACCTGGAGTGTAGGTCTGCAGAAACTGCCTAACTACTTCAAACTGGACGGCGGTCTGTTCTGGGAAGGCAGCAAAATGCGCATCACTGCAAACGTGCTTAATATCACTGACAAATATCTCTACAGTGGTTCCTACTATGCAGCTTTAGGTGCGTACTACTGGCAGGCAGAGCCTCCGCGCAACTACCGCCTGTCCGTTTCCTACAAATTCTGA
- a CDS encoding alpha/beta hydrolase-fold protein, with protein sequence MKKLILLLLLLPVAIFAQSPNSLVSFGQADSVYSDVLKEQRQLWIYCPPVDTNYFKMPAYPVLYVLDGDAHFAYLQTIIQQLSLNGVTAMPQMIIVGIATSNQNRMRDLTPSADPKMPGTGGGERFTAFLEKELFSYIDRKYPTAPYRIYTGHSAGGLMVVHTLLHHPAMFNAYIASDPSLFFSNSEILKNIDDVLGKQDFTGKRFYLAIAHTMNQALDTFQVKKDNAMGSIHTAAIFQLRDKLLRHPENHLNWSYRYYENDYHNTLPVVAQYDGLRSIFRRYFFPTYLYTDSAPNTDSLRQLIVSHYSTLSKEMGYTVLPYEWEFNRLGYEHLARKNFAKAAMFFQLNITYFPDSFNTYDSMGDYYKETGDTTKAVSYWKQSLAIKFTKGIQEKVEQMVAAGR encoded by the coding sequence ATGAAAAAGTTGATCCTCTTGCTACTTTTATTGCCGGTTGCCATCTTTGCACAGTCCCCCAACAGCCTGGTTTCCTTCGGGCAGGCAGACAGTGTTTATTCTGATGTACTGAAGGAACAAAGACAGCTTTGGATCTACTGTCCGCCTGTTGATACAAATTATTTCAAAATGCCTGCTTACCCGGTACTATATGTACTGGACGGGGATGCGCACTTTGCTTATCTGCAAACGATCATCCAGCAGCTAAGTCTTAACGGTGTTACTGCCATGCCTCAGATGATCATCGTGGGCATTGCCACTTCCAATCAAAACCGCATGCGCGATCTAACACCATCTGCCGATCCGAAAATGCCTGGTACCGGCGGTGGCGAACGGTTCACAGCCTTCCTGGAAAAAGAGCTGTTTTCCTACATTGACCGTAAATATCCCACCGCTCCCTACAGGATCTATACCGGTCACTCGGCGGGAGGATTAATGGTTGTTCATACCCTGTTACATCATCCCGCGATGTTTAATGCCTATATCGCTTCTGATCCCAGTTTGTTTTTCAGCAACAGCGAAATACTGAAAAATATAGATGATGTGCTGGGCAAGCAGGACTTTACCGGCAAACGGTTTTACCTGGCCATCGCGCACACCATGAACCAGGCGCTGGACACCTTTCAGGTCAAAAAAGATAATGCCATGGGCTCCATACATACCGCCGCGATCTTCCAGCTGAGAGACAAGCTGCTCAGGCACCCGGAGAATCATCTTAACTGGTCTTACAGGTATTATGAGAATGATTATCATAATACCCTTCCGGTGGTCGCACAGTATGATGGCCTGCGGTCAATATTCCGCCGGTATTTCTTTCCTACCTACCTCTATACGGACAGCGCTCCCAATACAGACTCTCTTCGTCAGCTGATCGTCTCTCACTACAGTACCCTCAGTAAAGAGATGGGATATACTGTTCTGCCTTATGAATGGGAGTTCAATCGTCTGGGCTACGAGCATCTGGCCAGGAAGAATTTTGCAAAAGCAGCCATGTTCTTTCAGCTGAATATTACCTACTTCCCTGACAGTTTTAATACGTATGACAGTATGGGCGATTATTACAAAGAAACAGGTGATACCACAAAAGCTGTCAGCTACTGGAAGCAATCCCTTGCCATTAAATTTACAAAGGGAATACAGGAAAAGGTGGAGCAGATGGTAGCTGCCGGGAGGTAG
- a CDS encoding PAS domain-containing sensor histidine kinase, which produces MERPQPFIASTMKNCGEVGKLIYTYNWAATPLGPLDNWPTALRFSLNTLLHANIPMVLFWGEHAYCFYNEAFRLILPDGLEQTLRLGQRGAESWQDAWDKIQPTINQVLREGASSSNTLIPVQFRGHGNTSEVCRMGHFSPVHGENGIPAGVLVICAAMPAGDNQPSQPINGEQHFRAIMEQATNPIFILKGEDMKLEIANEAIFNIWKVGKEAIGKPFREILPEMEQQGFLDMLKDVYHHNRTITGKELPAVFNRADGSTEKLYFNFVYQPYKDIDGTTSGVLVIANNVTEQVVGRRRMEESEQRFRALVMATSDVVYRMSPDWTEMRNLRGRGFLSDTEGPIHNWLEKYIHPKDKQRVQDMIDQAVATKSIFELEHQIRKIDGALGWTFSRAIPIMDENGNIIEWFGTASDITQRKAFEEQVKATRDQLSASQRLYDAITGSTPDLIYVFDLHYNFIYANKALLTMWGRTWEESAGKKLLDIGYEPWHAEMHEREIDQVIATKKLIRGEVAFPHAVMGNRIYDYIFAPVLNNEGDVEAIAGTTRDISDLKVAEQALSQSEEQFRTLTQSLPQLVLTADESGACNFFNQQWYDYTGSHLEDTAGDGWMTYIHPSHRTQLSDRWKLSLTSGAPLAFEFQLKARNDCYQWFYIVGNPIKDEQGNILKWVAALTNIEEQKAVEERLEQLVNERTRELTRSNDDLQQFAHVASHDLKEPVRKIKTFIDRLEHDTGSQLSAKGKNFLAKINTATDRMYAMIEGVLNYSSVDTAGQVFSLVDLNEVFSSIELDLEIPMHLKQAKLVHDRLPIVKGSPVLIYQLFYNLINNSLKFTAEGTLPLITITAARAFHEQQEYIQIDVKDNGIGFDQTQAQHIFNSFTRLNSKDKYEGTGLGLALCKKIVERLHGFITATGFPGEGAVFSMLLPT; this is translated from the coding sequence ATGGAACGACCACAACCATTCATCGCATCCACCATGAAAAACTGCGGTGAAGTGGGAAAACTAATCTACACCTACAACTGGGCCGCCACACCACTCGGACCATTGGACAACTGGCCAACGGCACTGCGATTCTCCTTAAATACGCTATTACATGCCAATATACCTATGGTGCTCTTCTGGGGTGAACATGCCTATTGCTTTTACAACGAAGCTTTCCGCCTTATCCTGCCGGACGGGCTGGAACAAACACTACGCCTTGGTCAGCGAGGTGCGGAGAGCTGGCAGGATGCATGGGATAAGATACAACCGACTATTAACCAGGTGTTGCGCGAAGGCGCATCCTCATCCAACACGCTCATACCCGTTCAGTTCCGTGGACACGGAAATACAAGCGAAGTTTGCAGGATGGGTCATTTCAGTCCGGTACATGGTGAAAATGGTATACCAGCTGGCGTACTCGTGATCTGCGCGGCGATGCCAGCGGGTGACAATCAACCCAGCCAGCCTATCAACGGAGAACAACACTTCCGGGCCATCATGGAACAGGCGACTAATCCCATTTTCATCCTGAAAGGTGAGGATATGAAACTGGAAATAGCGAATGAAGCTATATTCAATATCTGGAAAGTCGGTAAAGAAGCCATTGGAAAACCATTTCGGGAAATACTGCCGGAAATGGAACAACAGGGTTTCCTCGACATGCTAAAGGATGTATATCATCATAACAGGACTATTACCGGCAAAGAGCTGCCGGCTGTATTCAACCGCGCCGATGGCTCAACAGAAAAGCTCTACTTTAATTTCGTTTACCAACCTTATAAAGATATCGATGGCACGACAAGCGGTGTGCTCGTCATCGCAAACAATGTAACAGAACAGGTAGTCGGCCGGAGGCGGATGGAGGAAAGCGAACAACGGTTCAGGGCACTGGTGATGGCCACTTCTGATGTAGTGTACCGGATGAGTCCCGACTGGACAGAAATGCGGAACTTAAGAGGCCGCGGATTTCTGTCCGATACGGAAGGCCCTATACACAACTGGCTTGAGAAATACATTCATCCTAAAGATAAACAACGGGTGCAGGACATGATAGACCAGGCAGTAGCCACCAAAAGCATCTTCGAACTGGAGCACCAGATAAGAAAGATCGACGGAGCACTCGGATGGACATTTTCCCGTGCTATTCCGATCATGGATGAAAATGGTAACATCATTGAATGGTTCGGCACTGCCAGTGATATCACACAACGGAAAGCATTTGAAGAGCAGGTTAAAGCTACACGGGATCAGCTGTCAGCCAGCCAGCGACTCTATGACGCCATTACTGGCAGCACGCCCGACCTGATCTATGTATTTGACCTGCACTATAACTTTATCTACGCCAATAAAGCACTGCTAACCATGTGGGGCCGCACCTGGGAAGAATCCGCAGGCAAAAAACTGCTGGATATCGGTTACGAGCCCTGGCATGCCGAAATGCATGAACGGGAAATCGATCAGGTTATTGCTACCAAAAAGCTGATCCGGGGAGAAGTAGCATTCCCGCATGCAGTAATGGGTAACAGGATATATGACTACATCTTTGCGCCCGTTCTGAATAATGAAGGTGACGTGGAAGCCATTGCCGGCACCACACGCGACATCTCCGACCTGAAGGTGGCGGAACAGGCACTAAGCCAGAGCGAAGAGCAGTTCCGTACCCTGACACAATCGCTGCCGCAACTGGTCCTGACAGCCGATGAATCCGGCGCCTGCAACTTCTTCAATCAGCAGTGGTATGATTATACAGGCTCACACCTGGAAGATACTGCCGGTGACGGATGGATGACCTACATCCACCCTTCTCACCGTACCCAGCTATCTGACAGATGGAAGCTGAGCCTTACCAGCGGAGCGCCATTGGCTTTTGAATTCCAGTTAAAGGCCAGAAACGACTGTTACCAGTGGTTTTATATTGTCGGTAATCCTATTAAAGATGAACAGGGCAACATCCTGAAATGGGTGGCTGCGCTGACGAATATTGAAGAGCAGAAAGCTGTAGAGGAAAGACTGGAACAGTTAGTGAACGAGCGTACCCGGGAGCTCACCCGATCAAATGATGACCTTCAGCAATTTGCACATGTGGCATCACATGATCTGAAAGAACCCGTGCGTAAGATCAAGACGTTCATTGACCGCCTGGAACACGATACAGGCTCACAATTATCTGCAAAAGGAAAGAATTTCCTGGCCAAGATCAATACTGCGACGGACCGAATGTATGCTATGATCGAAGGTGTGTTAAACTATTCTTCTGTTGACACGGCCGGTCAGGTATTTTCTCTGGTGGATCTGAACGAAGTGTTCAGCAGTATTGAACTGGACCTTGAGATACCTATGCACCTTAAACAGGCTAAACTTGTACATGACCGTCTGCCAATAGTGAAAGGTTCGCCTGTACTGATCTATCAGCTGTTTTATAACCTGATCAACAATTCCCTGAAATTCACAGCTGAAGGTACTCTCCCACTGATCACCATTACTGCGGCACGGGCGTTTCATGAGCAGCAGGAATACATACAGATCGATGTGAAAGATAACGGGATCGGGTTTGACCAGACACAGGCACAGCATATCTTTAACAGCTTTACAAGACTGAATTCCAAAGATAAATATGAGGGTACCGGGCTCGGTCTGGCGCTTTGCAAAAAGATCGTAGAGAGACTTCACGGCTTCATTACTGCCACTGGCTTTCCTGGCGAAGGAGCGGTGTTCAGTATGCTGCTGCCCACCTGA
- a CDS encoding DUF1963 domain-containing protein, whose protein sequence is MKDNLPAMGPYHTMKPDIIASLSRAGLSENTSSRLADSLTTRFLLQPSVAVVPPGASKIGGYPHWPAGLPYPQEKDFIYEFVAQVNLADLADGDDDILPHAGMLYFFIDDDFNVGNINAHVVLHTDVPALEVTPPPKGKPSRCESFDGRKESTQMKLNIAKGYTFEQKALDDAYNELDAAGRLATAGFDPEQFNTRDQIWGYPVSWVNIDRQWSAYLAKKGMFGLYWFTSDRQLAYLQSEQIDLKQWLYGKLAAKIEEQKGILEKNNKTIYIYPYWEQELRDLEYAQLHLDDFIDDLAFHKEACKKWRLLLSMSSYNEANICFGDGRMEFYIHTDDLQQLNFSNIYCNIV, encoded by the coding sequence ATGAAAGATAACTTACCGGCAATGGGCCCTTATCACACTATGAAACCTGACATTATCGCATCTCTCTCGCGTGCCGGTCTGTCTGAGAACACCAGCAGCCGTTTAGCCGATAGCCTCACAACACGCTTTTTATTGCAGCCGTCCGTAGCCGTTGTACCGCCGGGTGCATCAAAAATTGGCGGCTACCCCCACTGGCCGGCCGGTCTTCCGTATCCGCAGGAAAAGGATTTTATCTATGAATTTGTGGCACAGGTGAACCTTGCAGATCTGGCGGATGGTGATGATGACATACTGCCACATGCCGGTATGCTTTATTTCTTTATTGACGATGACTTTAACGTAGGCAATATCAATGCCCATGTGGTATTACATACAGACGTTCCTGCATTGGAGGTCACGCCTCCACCGAAAGGGAAGCCGAGCCGCTGTGAATCGTTTGATGGCAGAAAGGAGTCCACGCAAATGAAACTGAATATAGCGAAGGGTTATACGTTTGAACAGAAAGCCCTGGACGACGCCTATAATGAGTTAGATGCCGCTGGCAGGCTGGCAACGGCGGGCTTTGATCCGGAGCAGTTTAATACCCGCGACCAGATATGGGGATATCCCGTATCCTGGGTGAATATTGACAGACAATGGAGCGCCTATCTGGCGAAGAAAGGAATGTTCGGTCTGTATTGGTTTACGTCAGATCGCCAGCTCGCATACCTACAGAGTGAGCAGATTGATCTGAAGCAATGGCTGTATGGGAAGTTAGCAGCGAAAATTGAAGAGCAGAAGGGTATTCTGGAGAAGAATAATAAAACAATTTATATCTACCCTTACTGGGAACAGGAACTGCGTGACCTGGAATATGCGCAGCTACACCTGGACGACTTTATTGACGATCTGGCATTTCATAAAGAGGCGTGTAAGAAATGGCGGTTGCTGCTATCGATGTCCTCCTATAACGAAGCAAATATCTGTTTTGGTGATGGGAGAATGGAGTTTTATATCCATACAGATGACCTGCAACAGCTGAACTTTAGTAACATCTATTGTAACATTGTATAA
- a CDS encoding 6-pyruvoyl trahydropterin synthase family protein, giving the protein MKQIVRLTKIFRFEMAHALSGYNGLCKHIHGHSYQLEVTVSGQPDNTPGHSEEGMVVDFAALKAIVQQEIITPLDHALLLKENVALPATANDNELFARTVRVPWQPTCENMVIDFARRIMSRLPENVALSSLKLYETATSYAEWYTSDNISC; this is encoded by the coding sequence ATGAAACAGATCGTACGTCTCACCAAGATATTCAGATTCGAGATGGCGCATGCGCTCTCGGGATACAACGGACTTTGCAAACATATTCACGGACACTCCTATCAGCTGGAAGTTACTGTGAGCGGTCAGCCTGATAACACGCCTGGTCATAGTGAAGAAGGGATGGTAGTAGATTTCGCTGCCCTGAAAGCCATCGTACAACAGGAGATCATCACTCCGCTGGACCATGCTTTACTATTAAAAGAAAATGTTGCACTACCTGCCACTGCAAATGACAACGAACTATTTGCCAGGACGGTGCGCGTGCCATGGCAACCTACCTGTGAGAACATGGTGATAGACTTCGCCCGTCGTATCATGAGCCGGCTGCCGGAAAACGTGGCACTGAGCAGTCTTAAGCTATATGAAACCGCAACCTCCTATGCGGAATGGTACACCAGTGATAATATATCGTGCTAA
- a CDS encoding FAD-dependent oxidoreductase, which yields MKVTTENGNPSQHPATYDVIIAGAGPVGLFLACELALTGCSVLILEKAGTPHSPLKQLPFGIRGLSAPSIEALHRRGLLHALEVPKRLKDPFGRSGNEALPHPGRPVGHFAGIPIHQGHIDTSQWKYRLPGASPTSLIAEMAELESVLTRRAETLGVTISRGLPITDFIQTKEVVTVLSGDLSFTGKWLVGCDGSRSVVRKSGGFEFAGTEPAFTGYSVKVDIVDPEKLKPGRVLTPRGMYFQSQPGYLAIQDFDGGAFHRAGQPVTLERVRQLLRHISDTDVTISALHIATTWTDHARQATAYRNGQVLLAGDAAHIHAPLGGQGLNLGLGDAMNLGWKLGAVIQKNAPEALLDSYHAERFPIGAQVLDWSRAQVEIMKPTPNAHALHAILRDLVNTGDGATYIAGRLWGVHMHYDLDGVHPLVGYSVPAFAFEDGTTPGDVMHDGRGLLLDLTNNSELNTFADEYAPQLKYIAAPVKERLGINALLIRPDGIVAWATDDTPDYNALREAAARWFVVNRASRINI from the coding sequence ATGAAAGTGACAACTGAAAACGGAAACCCTTCTCAGCATCCTGCTACCTATGACGTCATTATCGCCGGCGCCGGACCCGTTGGTCTGTTTCTTGCCTGCGAACTGGCACTGACCGGATGTTCCGTGCTTATACTGGAAAAAGCCGGTACCCCGCATTCCCCACTCAAGCAACTTCCTTTCGGCATCCGCGGACTCTCAGCCCCTTCGATAGAAGCGTTGCACCGCCGCGGCTTACTGCATGCGCTCGAAGTGCCCAAACGTCTGAAAGACCCTTTCGGACGGTCGGGAAATGAAGCCCTCCCTCATCCCGGTCGTCCGGTAGGACATTTTGCTGGCATTCCCATCCACCAGGGCCATATCGATACCTCACAATGGAAATATCGCCTGCCTGGTGCAAGTCCCACCAGCCTGATAGCTGAAATGGCAGAGCTGGAGTCCGTGCTGACCCGTCGCGCGGAGACCCTGGGCGTGACTATCAGCCGCGGACTTCCCATCACGGATTTCATTCAAACGAAAGAGGTCGTGACCGTGCTGTCAGGAGATCTGTCTTTTACAGGCAAATGGCTGGTTGGTTGTGATGGCAGCCGTAGTGTTGTCCGCAAGTCCGGTGGCTTTGAATTTGCCGGTACCGAACCGGCGTTTACCGGTTACTCTGTTAAGGTGGATATTGTTGATCCGGAGAAACTCAAACCTGGACGCGTACTTACGCCCAGAGGCATGTACTTCCAGTCGCAGCCCGGTTATCTCGCTATCCAGGACTTTGATGGTGGTGCTTTTCATCGCGCAGGACAGCCTGTTACGCTTGAACGTGTACGGCAACTGCTGCGCCACATCTCGGATACGGATGTAACTATCAGTGCACTGCACATCGCTACTACATGGACTGACCATGCCAGACAGGCGACTGCCTATCGTAACGGACAGGTATTACTTGCGGGTGACGCCGCACACATTCATGCACCATTGGGAGGCCAGGGGTTGAATCTGGGCCTTGGCGATGCCATGAACCTGGGATGGAAACTGGGTGCGGTCATTCAGAAGAATGCGCCGGAAGCGTTGCTGGACAGCTATCATGCGGAACGGTTTCCTATCGGTGCGCAGGTACTGGACTGGTCACGCGCGCAGGTGGAGATCATGAAACCAACGCCTAACGCTCATGCACTGCACGCCATTCTCCGCGATCTTGTGAATACTGGCGATGGCGCTACTTACATAGCCGGAAGACTATGGGGGGTGCATATGCACTATGACCTTGACGGTGTACATCCATTAGTAGGATATAGTGTTCCTGCATTTGCATTCGAAGATGGTACGACACCTGGTGATGTGATGCATGATGGCCGCGGACTACTGCTCGATCTTACTAATAATAGTGAGTTGAATACCTTCGCTGATGAATATGCCCCTCAGCTAAAATATATAGCCGCCCCTGTAAAAGAACGCTTAGGTATAAACGCCTTGCTGATCCGTCCTGATGGAATTGTCGCATGGGCCACCGACGATACACCTGATTACAACGCCCTCAGAGAGGCGGCTGCCCGCTGGTTTGTGGTAAACCGCGCATCCCGTATCAATATTTAG
- a CDS encoding helix-turn-helix domain-containing protein, with product MQMHHRELAPPEALRNTIKCFWHTRIDFGATRSDFEVMPDGYAEIVFHFGSQCLVSRNGSLQPLPSPVIMGLLNQPAILNSTGQLDVIGIRCFPWTVFDLLGLPAGKDGIRVFEHPVSALQSRLAKLVAADQIADVFSVLQQYFLHEPLRDPADSTVFKAGAVLRAGNGTTPVSRIAEAAHATVRTLERKFKQSSGHTIKDVSGLIRFEQVRNRLWLYPDENIAGLAHELGYTDQSHLSREFKRYSGTTPAAFARKIKKGK from the coding sequence ATGCAAATGCATCACCGGGAACTGGCACCTCCTGAAGCGCTGAGAAACACGATCAAGTGTTTCTGGCATACCAGGATAGACTTCGGAGCAACACGCTCCGATTTTGAAGTCATGCCCGATGGTTACGCCGAAATTGTTTTCCATTTCGGCAGTCAGTGTCTGGTTTCCCGTAACGGAAGCTTACAGCCCCTGCCTTCACCAGTGATAATGGGGCTGCTGAATCAGCCTGCCATTTTGAATAGTACCGGGCAACTGGACGTTATTGGTATCAGGTGTTTCCCCTGGACGGTCTTTGATCTGCTGGGACTACCCGCTGGCAAGGATGGGATCCGCGTCTTTGAGCATCCGGTATCAGCGCTGCAATCCCGGTTAGCAAAACTTGTGGCGGCTGATCAGATAGCGGATGTGTTCAGCGTGCTGCAACAGTATTTCCTCCATGAACCGCTACGTGATCCTGCCGATAGTACCGTATTCAAAGCAGGAGCGGTGTTGAGGGCCGGCAATGGTACCACACCCGTCAGCAGGATTGCGGAGGCAGCCCATGCCACTGTACGGACACTGGAAAGAAAGTTTAAACAGTCATCCGGTCATACTATTAAGGATGTCTCTGGTCTGATCCGTTTTGAGCAGGTAAGGAACAGGTTATGGTTGTATCCTGATGAGAATATTGCTGGTCTGGCACATGAACTGGGCTATACAGATCAGTCCCACCTGAGCCGGGAGTTTAAGCGTTACAGTGGTACTACCCCTGCTGCTTTTGCCCGGAAGATAAAAAAAGGAAAATAA